One genomic window of Polyangium aurulentum includes the following:
- a CDS encoding efflux RND transporter permease subunit: MIEALVRLSIRHRFLVAALTLVLAIGGAFLATRLELDALPDITNNQVLVLTRAPGLTPEEVERQVTRPIELAIGGLPGLEEHRSLSRYGLSSVTVVFEDGVDEYRARQMVSERLSTVAGGLPQGVDPPELGPVTGGLGEIFHFTLSSPSRTPAELYELVTTRIAPLLRAVPGVVEVNPWGGERRTLEVVADPARLAQRRITLGELREALERSTGSVAGASLPLGAGQVLLRGVARPKDPSELGHAIVSPLDEAGRAVRVADVADIKVGGLPRLGAATADGRGEVVYVMVQMLRGDNALDVMDRLHARMPELRSALPEDVQLGLVYDRSTLVSSTLRTVGKSLLEGGLLVVAVLFAMLGSLRAGLVVASAIPLSMIGALSGMVALGIPGNLMSLGAIDFGLVVDGAVVMVEYVFHASHDKDVPSSGPERISWVSRVCSGVARPVFFSVLIILLVYLPVLTMTGVDGKMFRPMAITVVLALFTSLLLSLTYVPAMVSLVLRKKDVPARDPLLVRLVDRLYGPTLSWVVRRPAVVAASALALFALGIGLYLRAGSELAPQLDEGDLVVQTTRAPDISLEAAVIEAGKLEAAVREVPEVVQVVSRIGSPAVATDIMGLEQADVFIALKPRSAWREGLTRDGLIEEIGRAIDRGSPESDPSFTQPIQMRFNELLGGAVTDVAVSIYGPDLGELNKIAGKMASEIEKERGAADVRVMAPPDVSMIEIEPRALEASQAGLPVSDVLDAVQAVRNGVEVGATYDGPLRIPVVLKLAGAQGALDLPNLSLPTAAGGLAPLSRVARVEQRPTPGMVSRSEGERRIVVGFNVRGADLGDLVARAQARVDKTVEIPRGYRAKWGGQYETFQEAARRLLVVVPAAIVLILGALFAAFRRVKPMLVIFTNVPFACVGGMAALSIRGMPVSISAAIGFIALSGVAVLNGVVLLSRVLENEAAGQSPAEAAESAARSRARPVLMTALVAALGFLPMMLARGVGSEVQRPLATVVVGGLVTSTMLTLLIVPSLYGWLGRRRGPALGAPTPGATMAA; this comes from the coding sequence GTGATCGAAGCGCTCGTGCGCCTGTCGATCAGGCATCGGTTCCTCGTCGCGGCTCTCACGTTGGTCCTCGCGATCGGGGGCGCCTTCCTCGCCACGCGGCTCGAGCTCGACGCGCTTCCCGACATCACCAACAACCAGGTGCTCGTCCTGACGCGCGCCCCGGGGCTCACGCCCGAGGAGGTCGAGCGGCAGGTCACGCGGCCCATCGAGCTCGCGATCGGCGGCCTGCCAGGGCTCGAGGAGCACCGCAGCCTGTCGCGCTACGGCCTCTCGTCGGTCACCGTGGTCTTCGAGGACGGCGTCGACGAGTACCGCGCTCGGCAGATGGTCTCGGAGCGGCTCTCCACGGTCGCGGGAGGGCTGCCGCAGGGCGTCGATCCACCCGAGCTCGGGCCCGTGACCGGCGGGCTCGGCGAGATCTTTCACTTCACGCTCAGCTCGCCCTCGCGCACGCCGGCGGAGCTGTACGAGCTCGTGACCACGCGCATCGCGCCGCTCCTGCGCGCGGTGCCGGGCGTCGTCGAGGTGAACCCCTGGGGCGGTGAGCGGCGCACGCTCGAGGTGGTCGCCGATCCCGCGCGGCTCGCGCAGCGTCGCATCACGCTCGGCGAGCTGCGCGAGGCTCTCGAGCGATCGACGGGCAGCGTGGCGGGCGCGAGCTTGCCGCTCGGCGCGGGACAGGTGCTCCTGCGCGGCGTGGCGCGGCCGAAAGATCCTTCCGAGCTCGGGCACGCGATCGTCTCGCCCCTCGACGAGGCGGGCCGCGCAGTGCGCGTGGCGGACGTGGCCGACATCAAGGTGGGCGGTCTGCCGCGCCTCGGCGCTGCGACGGCGGATGGGCGCGGCGAGGTCGTCTACGTGATGGTCCAGATGCTCCGGGGCGACAACGCGCTCGACGTGATGGACCGGCTGCACGCGCGCATGCCGGAGCTGCGCTCGGCGCTCCCCGAGGACGTCCAGCTCGGGCTCGTCTACGACCGCAGCACGCTCGTCTCGAGCACGCTGCGCACCGTGGGCAAGAGCCTGCTCGAGGGCGGCCTCCTCGTCGTCGCGGTGCTCTTCGCGATGCTCGGCAGCTTGCGGGCGGGGCTCGTCGTGGCCTCGGCGATCCCGCTGTCCATGATCGGCGCGCTCTCGGGCATGGTGGCGCTCGGGATCCCGGGCAACCTGATGAGCCTCGGGGCCATCGACTTCGGCCTCGTCGTCGACGGCGCGGTGGTGATGGTCGAGTACGTCTTTCACGCCTCGCACGACAAGGACGTGCCCTCCTCCGGGCCGGAGCGGATCTCGTGGGTGAGCCGCGTGTGCAGCGGGGTCGCGAGACCCGTGTTCTTCTCGGTGCTCATCATCCTGCTCGTGTACTTGCCGGTCCTCACCATGACCGGCGTCGACGGCAAGATGTTCCGGCCCATGGCGATCACCGTGGTGCTCGCGCTCTTCACCTCGCTCTTGCTCTCGCTCACCTACGTGCCGGCGATGGTGAGCCTCGTCCTGCGCAAGAAGGACGTGCCTGCGCGGGATCCGCTCCTCGTGCGCCTCGTCGATCGGCTCTATGGGCCAACCCTCTCGTGGGTCGTCCGGCGCCCGGCGGTGGTGGCCGCGAGCGCGCTCGCGCTGTTCGCCCTCGGCATCGGGCTTTACTTGCGGGCGGGCAGCGAGCTTGCGCCGCAGCTCGACGAGGGCGATCTCGTCGTGCAGACGACGCGCGCGCCGGACATCAGCCTCGAGGCCGCCGTGATCGAGGCGGGCAAGCTCGAGGCGGCCGTGCGCGAGGTGCCCGAGGTCGTGCAGGTGGTCTCGCGCATCGGCAGCCCCGCGGTGGCGACGGACATCATGGGCCTCGAGCAGGCCGACGTCTTCATCGCGCTGAAACCTCGCTCGGCGTGGCGCGAGGGCCTCACGCGTGACGGGCTCATCGAGGAGATCGGGCGGGCCATCGACCGCGGCTCGCCGGAGTCGGATCCTTCGTTCACGCAGCCGATCCAGATGCGGTTCAACGAGCTGCTCGGCGGCGCGGTGACCGACGTGGCCGTGAGCATCTACGGGCCCGACCTCGGCGAGCTGAACAAGATCGCGGGCAAGATGGCGTCCGAGATCGAGAAGGAGCGAGGTGCCGCCGACGTGCGCGTGATGGCGCCGCCCGACGTGTCGATGATCGAGATCGAGCCGCGCGCGCTCGAGGCCTCGCAGGCGGGGCTGCCCGTGAGCGACGTGCTCGACGCGGTGCAGGCCGTGCGCAACGGCGTCGAGGTTGGCGCGACGTACGACGGCCCTCTGCGCATCCCCGTGGTCCTCAAGCTCGCCGGCGCGCAGGGGGCGCTCGATCTGCCGAACCTGAGCCTTCCGACGGCCGCGGGGGGCCTCGCGCCGCTGTCGCGCGTGGCCCGGGTCGAGCAGCGTCCCACGCCTGGCATGGTGAGCCGCAGCGAGGGCGAGCGGCGCATCGTGGTGGGCTTCAACGTCCGCGGCGCCGACCTCGGCGATCTGGTTGCGCGCGCGCAGGCTCGCGTCGACAAGACCGTCGAGATCCCGCGCGGCTACCGCGCGAAGTGGGGCGGTCAGTACGAGACGTTCCAGGAGGCGGCGCGGCGCCTGCTCGTGGTGGTGCCGGCGGCGATCGTGCTCATCCTCGGCGCGCTCTTCGCGGCGTTCCGGCGGGTGAAGCCGATGCTCGTCATCTTCACGAACGTGCCCTTCGCGTGCGTGGGCGGCATGGCGGCGCTGTCGATCCGGGGCATGCCCGTGTCGATCTCGGCGGCGATCGGCTTCATCGCGCTCTCGGGCGTGGCCGTGCTGAACGGCGTCGTCCTGCTCTCGCGCGTGCTCGAGAACGAGGCCGCGGGGCAGTCGCCGGCCGAGGCGGCCGAGAGCGCGGCGCGTTCGCGGGCGCGGCCCGTCCTGATGACCGCGCTCGTGGCTGCGCTCGGCTTCTTGCCCATGATGCTCGCGCGCGGCGTCGGCTCCGAGGTGCAGCGCCCGCTCGCGACCGTGGTGGTCGGCGGGCTCGTGACCTCCACCATGCTCACCTTGCTGATTGTCCCGAGCCTGTACGGCTGGCTCGGCCGGCGTCGCGGGCCGGCGCTGGGCGCGCCCACGCCCGGCGCTACGATGGCGGCGTGA
- a CDS encoding efflux RND transporter periplasmic adaptor subunit, with protein MRAKLALFFLLVQAGCAEPEAAPQAQAASSDLERKSAESPWVAARAPDKLSLLEAPAELLPPPGARGAVVPPFSARVVRVHVQEGQRVEAGAAIVDVVMPELARAAGAYGAAATRLAAQSRRKTQLEALRQDGLTRLGDVAEVEGAIADASAESQIALATLKIAGMGPKDAAGLVASGGSVTLKSPVAGVVTELSAAIGETRDPAGVSLARIEGEGAARVEARLSQRPPPNARFAFVGPSGQSYPITLMNQAPGTSGRDGSLPAWFDPVEPLPLPHGTLGKVRVMLDDKGGIVAVPAAAVALRDGGAVVLAKKTGAALPVKVLASSGADALVEGALAPGDEVAADAARTLAAAERNAP; from the coding sequence ATGAGGGCGAAGCTGGCTCTGTTTTTCCTGCTGGTACAGGCGGGCTGCGCGGAGCCCGAGGCCGCGCCCCAGGCGCAGGCGGCGTCGTCGGACCTCGAGCGCAAGAGCGCCGAGAGCCCGTGGGTCGCGGCGCGCGCGCCGGACAAGCTCTCGCTGCTCGAAGCGCCCGCGGAGCTCTTGCCTCCGCCCGGAGCGCGGGGGGCGGTGGTGCCGCCGTTCTCGGCGCGGGTCGTGCGCGTTCACGTGCAGGAGGGGCAGCGCGTGGAGGCCGGGGCGGCGATCGTCGACGTGGTGATGCCCGAGCTCGCGCGCGCGGCCGGAGCCTACGGCGCGGCAGCCACGCGCCTCGCTGCGCAGAGCCGGCGCAAGACCCAGCTCGAGGCCCTGCGCCAGGACGGGCTCACGCGGCTCGGCGACGTCGCGGAGGTCGAGGGCGCCATCGCCGACGCATCGGCCGAGAGCCAGATCGCGCTCGCCACGCTGAAGATCGCGGGCATGGGCCCGAAGGACGCGGCGGGCCTCGTCGCTTCGGGCGGCTCCGTCACGTTGAAGAGCCCCGTGGCCGGCGTGGTGACGGAGCTGTCGGCGGCCATCGGCGAGACGCGTGATCCGGCGGGCGTGTCCCTCGCGCGCATCGAAGGCGAGGGGGCCGCGCGCGTCGAGGCGCGCCTGTCGCAGAGGCCGCCCCCGAACGCGCGCTTTGCCTTCGTGGGTCCGTCGGGACAATCCTATCCGATCACGCTGATGAACCAGGCCCCGGGCACGAGCGGTCGTGACGGCAGCCTCCCCGCGTGGTTCGATCCGGTCGAGCCCTTGCCGCTGCCGCACGGCACGCTCGGCAAGGTGCGCGTGATGCTCGACGACAAGGGCGGGATCGTCGCGGTGCCAGCGGCCGCGGTCGCGTTGAGAGACGGCGGGGCCGTGGTGCTCGCGAAGAAGACGGGCGCCGCGCTGCCCGTGAAGGTGCTCGCCAGCTCGGGCGCGGATGCGCTCGTCGAGGGTGCGCTCGCGCCGGGGGACGAGGTCGCCGCCGATGCGGCGCGCACGCTCGCCGCGGCCGAGAGGAACGCGCCGTGA
- a CDS encoding TolC family protein, with translation MSVLLAASLAANVALAVTAPSKVVSFDDAIGLSAASPDVQGARRAVEKKHEMTSRISSMTENPQIYLQPGMRLLPAENKGWEVQGSVMQSWNLAGLASARKNAASVEAAELSAEARALALSRRLGAARAWIDLWAAQRTLEVARREAALGGDFARLVDKALAASAATKADAADARAYHAEARLVVIGAEGEVFERGLELSRALAAGAEPVAAGGDLPSPALPARATWPGAVRRASALPSVQKKALAAEAERARDAEERAARGTVLSLGVAVQRDSPGGFVAYGALGLTLPTFNRGERERSVTAARAAQLEGDKQREAADAAADLAMALHEVEHTQEVLDALQNEILPALDEGLAARVRIFEGGEGTILEVVQARRNAAAARGRLERARAENAWAKVKVFLLLAAMDAGKAGEKAR, from the coding sequence ATGAGCGTCCTGCTCGCAGCCTCGCTCGCCGCCAACGTCGCGCTCGCGGTCACCGCCCCGTCGAAGGTCGTCTCGTTCGACGACGCGATCGGCCTGTCCGCCGCTTCGCCCGACGTGCAGGGCGCGAGGCGCGCCGTCGAGAAGAAGCACGAGATGACCTCGCGCATCTCGAGCATGACCGAGAACCCGCAGATCTATCTCCAGCCCGGCATGCGCTTGCTGCCCGCGGAGAACAAGGGCTGGGAGGTGCAGGGCAGCGTGATGCAGTCGTGGAACCTCGCCGGCCTCGCCTCGGCGCGCAAGAACGCCGCGAGCGTGGAGGCCGCGGAGCTTTCGGCCGAGGCGCGCGCACTCGCGCTCTCGCGCAGGCTCGGGGCGGCGCGCGCGTGGATCGATCTCTGGGCCGCGCAGCGCACGCTCGAGGTGGCGCGGCGAGAAGCGGCGCTCGGCGGCGATTTCGCGCGGCTCGTCGACAAGGCGCTCGCGGCCTCGGCAGCCACCAAGGCCGACGCGGCCGACGCGCGCGCTTACCACGCCGAGGCTCGCCTCGTGGTGATCGGGGCCGAGGGCGAGGTGTTCGAGCGGGGGCTCGAGCTTTCGCGCGCGCTCGCCGCGGGAGCCGAGCCGGTGGCGGCGGGCGGAGATCTCCCCTCGCCTGCGCTGCCTGCGCGCGCGACGTGGCCTGGGGCCGTGCGTCGCGCATCTGCGCTGCCCTCGGTGCAGAAGAAGGCCCTCGCGGCCGAGGCCGAGCGCGCCCGCGACGCCGAGGAGCGCGCGGCGCGCGGCACCGTGCTCTCGCTCGGGGTCGCGGTGCAGCGCGATTCACCCGGCGGGTTCGTGGCCTATGGCGCGCTCGGGCTCACGCTCCCGACCTTCAACCGCGGCGAGCGCGAGCGCAGCGTGACTGCGGCCCGCGCCGCGCAGCTCGAGGGGGACAAGCAGCGCGAGGCCGCCGATGCCGCCGCCGATCTCGCGATGGCGCTGCACGAGGTCGAGCACACGCAGGAGGTCCTCGACGCCCTGCAGAACGAGATCCTGCCCGCGCTCGACGAGGGGCTCGCGGCGCGTGTGCGCATCTTCGAGGGCGGCGAGGGGACGATCCTCGAGGTCGTTCAGGCGCGAAGGAATGCGGCCGCTGCGCGTGGCCGGCTCGAGCGTGCGCGGGCCGAGAACGCGTGGGCGAAGGTGAAGGTCTTTCTCCTTCTCGCGGCGATGGACGCGGGCAAGGCGGGGGAGAAGGCGCGATGA